CGAGTTCCTCGACGCGAAGGCGACCCCGGTGCTGTTCGGCTCGGCGGTGCTCAACTTCGGCGTCAAGCACCTCTTGGACCTCCTCGTGGAGCTGGCGCCTCGGCCCACTCCCCGCCCGGACGTCGACGGCGGCGCCCGATCGTTGGAGGCACCGTTCTCCGCTTTCGTCTTCAAGGTGCAGACCGGGATGGACCGTGCCCATCGCGATCAGGTGGCCTTCGCCAGGGTCTGTTCCGGGCGTTTCGACCGAGGCATGGTCGTCACCCACGCCGCCTCGGGCAGGCCCTTCGCGACGAAGTACGCCCAGCAGGTCTTCGGGCAGCAACGCAGCACCCTGGACGTCGCCTATCCCGGCGACGTGATCGGCCTGGTCAATGCCTCGAACCTTCGAGTCGGCGACACGCTGTACGCAGGCAAGCCGAAGGTCACCTTCCCCGGTCTGCCAAGCTTCGCCCCGCGTCACTTCGCGACCGTGGCGGCCAAGGACCCCGGACGGGCCAAGCAGTTCCGGCGCGGCGTGGAACAGCTCGAACAGGAGGGCGTGGTACAGGTACTGCGCTCGGACCGTCGTGGCGAGGCGACGCCGATCTTCGCCGCAGTCGGCCCCATGCAGTTCGAGGTGGCCACGGACCGTCTACAGAACGAGTTCGGCGTGACGATCCTGTTGAACCACCTGCCCTACACCGTGGTCCGCAGGCTCGGCGATCCGAACGAACGCAAACTGATCGACGGACACTCCAGCGAGGTCCTGACCAGGGGCGATGGCGCGGAACTCGCACTATTCACCGATGACATCACGCTTCGGCTACTACTGCGCAAGCATCCCGACGTCAAGCTGGAGAGCCTCGCGGGCGGCGTCTGATCCGCGCCCTCGCACCCGTATTAGCCCGGTCGGGCAGCACGACCGCCCGGCTGGGCATGATGCGGCGCGGTCACAGCTGCCCTCCGACAAGACTGAAGGGGGCTACCCGGCCGGGTAGCCCCCTTCAGTGAACAGCCTCGCTCAGCATCGAACCGCCGGGATATCAGCCCTCGACGGTGACGCCCATGGACCGCGCGGAACCCGCGACGATCTTCATCGCTGCGTCCAAGTCGCCGCCTGCGTTCAGGTCGGGCATCTTGCGCTCGGCGATCGCCTGGACCTGCTCCTTGGTGAGCGTGCCGCCGGGAACGTGCCCGGGACGCTCGGAGCCGGACTTCGCGCCCATCGCCTGACGGATCAGGAAGCTGGTGGGCGGGGTCTTGTACCGGAGGGTGTAGGTCCGGTCCTCGAAGACCGAGACCACCACGGGAACGATCTCGCCTCGGTGAGCGGAGGTGTTCTCGTCGTACTCGAGCTTGACGTTTCGGGTGTTGACACCCGTCGGGCCGAGCATCTTTCCGAGATCGACCATGGCTGCATTGCCAGCCTCAAGTTCGAGTGTCGCCTCGAACGTCTTGCGCTGCTTGGGTGGCACCTACGACCCCTCACCTTTCGAACACTTCGCCGACGAATTCTACACCACGTCGATCGCTGGACACGGCATACCAGCCGTGCAGGCCCGAGCATCGGACTCGCACAGCACAACGCCATCGCCGGATGCGTGGTGTGATGAGGTCGGTCCGCCGTCGACTCCGCCTGATCCGCCTCGACCGTCGGGCTCACGCCGCGAGTCCGAGATCTTCGACCGGCCTCTTGCCCACCACTGTGTCACACACAAGGCCACCCAGGTCGCCCGGGGGTTGCCCAACCCCACGTCGCCGCAGCCGCAGGTACCGCAACCACGATGGGGCTACCGTCCGCTGGTGGCGGACTCGCATATCGACCGAGTGGATTCACGGGCGAATCGCGGACAACACGCGATGTCTCGGGCACCGTCGAGACGGTGCCCGATCAAGCCTCGGACACTCCAGGTCACCCGTTCGCCGAAGGAGTCGACGATGACCAATTCAGTTGTCCCCTCACGCCAACCGCTGGTAGGCGACCATCCAGCCGTCGATCCCGGCGAGGAGGCGGTATCCGATGAGCGTTGACCAGTGGCCGCCGGTGGATCCGGCCCCGACACAGTCCTCGACGACGAACCGCTCCTACGAACTGCGCGTAGCGGGCCGGTCGGTGTACCGAATCGCGCAGGTCTTCCCCGAGATGAGCGTCGGTCGCAACACCCAGGAGGCGATCCTGCGCGGAACGATCCTCGATGACGCCGCGCTGCACAGCCTGTTGGTCCGGGTCCAGACCCTCGGTCTGCGGCTGCTGTCCATCCACCAGGTTCCGTCGATCTCGGATCCGGAGTCCAGCACGGGCGACTCCGGACCGCCCGCCACATCGGCGGCCGCGCCCGCCGTCACCCCGGAATCGCGGCGCAGGCCGAGTTCGTCCAAGCGGAGGTCGGCCAGCCGGACCGGCTGAGCCGTCTCCCCCGAGGCGGGTGGTCGGTCGCCGACCGCCCGCCACCGAGGGGTTCTGATCGCGGGCGCCTGCCCGAGCAGGGTTTACGACGAGGTGGACCGCAGCGCGGCACGCATGGTGCTCAGTAGGA
This Actinoalloteichus hymeniacidonis DNA region includes the following protein-coding sequences:
- a CDS encoding peptide chain release factor 3 encodes the protein MAGNDPALGRQTKNDESQVIREAARRRTFAVISHPDAGKSTLTEALALHAQVISEAGAVHGKGGRKGVVSDWLEMEKARGISITSAALQFAYGDTVINLLDTPGHSDFSEDTYRVLAAVDCAVMLLDAAKGLEPQTLKLFDVCRHRNIPVITFVNKWDRPGRGALELCDEISERISLRPMPLTWPVGEAGAFKGVLDRTDGGFIGFTRNAAGASRATIQTMTADEAAESVGEEWEQAGEESELLSISGADMDYDEFLDAKATPVLFGSAVLNFGVKHLLDLLVELAPRPTPRPDVDGGARSLEAPFSAFVFKVQTGMDRAHRDQVAFARVCSGRFDRGMVVTHAASGRPFATKYAQQVFGQQRSTLDVAYPGDVIGLVNASNLRVGDTLYAGKPKVTFPGLPSFAPRHFATVAAKDPGRAKQFRRGVEQLEQEGVVQVLRSDRRGEATPIFAAVGPMQFEVATDRLQNEFGVTILLNHLPYTVVRRLGDPNERKLIDGHSSEVLTRGDGAELALFTDDITLRLLLRKHPDVKLESLAGGV
- a CDS encoding uL11 family ribosomal protein gives rise to the protein MPPKQRKTFEATLELEAGNAAMVDLGKMLGPTGVNTRNVKLEYDENTSAHRGEIVPVVVSVFEDRTYTLRYKTPPTSFLIRQAMGAKSGSERPGHVPGGTLTKEQVQAIAERKMPDLNAGGDLDAAMKIVAGSARSMGVTVEG